One Ailuropoda melanoleuca isolate Jingjing unplaced genomic scaffold, ASM200744v2 unplaced-scaffold7346, whole genome shotgun sequence genomic region harbors:
- the LOC117800633 gene encoding protein phosphatase 1 regulatory subunit 7-like, which translates to METISLDRDAEDVDLNHYRIGKIEGFEVLKKVKTLCLRQNLIKCIENLEELQSLRELDLYDNQIKKIENLEALTQLEILDISFNLLRNIEGVDKLTRLKRLFLVNNKISKIENISNLHQLQMLELGSNRIRVGAGAGPGDWPLGLAVLGARWVLG; encoded by the exons ATGGAAACCATCAGCCTGGACAGAGACGCAGAG gATGTTGATCTGAATCACTACCGCATCGGGAAAATTGAGGGATTCGAGGTGCTAAAAAAAGTGAAG ACTCTCTGCCTCCgtcaaaatttaattaaatgcatTGAAAACCTGGAGGAGTTACAGAGTCTGCGAGAGCTGGATCTTTATGACAACCAAATCAAGAAGATTGAGAATCTGGAGGCGCTAACACAGTTGGA gattctaGATATTTCTTTCAATCTGCTGAGAAACATTGAAGGAGTTGACAAGCTGACACGACTGAAGAGGCTCTTCTTGGTTAacaataaaatcagtaaaattgagAACATAAGCAACTTACACCAGCTGCAGATGCTGGAGCTGGGGTCCAACCGCATCCGGGTAGGTGCGGGTGCCGGGCCAGGGGATTGGCCCCTAGGACTAGCAGTGCTGGGTGCTAGGTGGGTGCTTGGCTGA